The proteins below come from a single Ailuropoda melanoleuca isolate Jingjing chromosome 1, ASM200744v2, whole genome shotgun sequence genomic window:
- the LOC100463574 gene encoding olfactory receptor 9A4, translating into MLANHSSATEFYLLGFPGSRELHHLLFATFFFFYLVTLMGNTVIIVIVCVDKRLQSPMYFFLGHLSALEILVTTIIVPVMLWGLLLPGMQTISLAACVTQLFLYLSLGTTEFALLGAMAVDRYMAVCNPLRYNIIMNSHTCIWVVVVSWVFGFLFEIWPVYATFQLTFCKSNVVNNFFCDRGQLLKLSCNNTVFIEFILFLMAVFVLFGSLIPTIISYTYIISTILKIPSASGRRKAFSTCASHFTCVVIGYGTCLFLYVKPKQTQAADFNRVASLMVLVVTPFLNPFIFTLRNDKFMEAFRDVMKRCCQLLKD; encoded by the coding sequence ATGTTGGCGAATCACTCTAGTGCCACTGAATTTTATCTCCTTGGCTTCCCTGGCTCCAGAGAACTACACCATCTTCTCTTTgctaccttcttcttcttctacttAGTGACATTAATGGGAAACACGGTCATCATTGTGATTGTATGTGTTGATAAACGTCTGCAGTcccccatgtatttcttccttggTCATCTCTCTGCCTTGGAGATCTTGGTTACAACTATTATCGTGCCTGTGATGCTTTGGGGGTTGCTGCTCCCTGGGATGCAGACAATATCTCTGGCTGCGTGTGTCACCCAGCTCTTCCTGTACCTGTCTCTGGGGACCACAGAGTTTGCATTGCTGGGCGCGATGGCTGTGGACCGTTACATGGCTGTCTGTAACCCTCTGAGGTACAACATCATTATGAACAGCCACACCTGCATCTGGGTGGTGGTTGTGTCATGGGTGTTTGGGTTCCTTTTTGAAATCTGGCCAGTGTATGCCACATTTCAGCTTACCTTCTGCAAATCAAACGTGGTGAACAATTTCTTCTGTGACCGAGGGCAGTTGCTCAAACTATCCTGCAATAATACCGTTTTCATAGAGTTTATCctatttttaatggctgtttttgttctctttggttcTTTGATCCCTACAATCATCTCCTACACCTACATCATCTCCACCATCCTCAAGATCCCCTCAGCCTCTGGGCGGAGGAAAGCCTTCTCTACGTGTGCATCCCACTTCACTTGTGTCGTGATCGGCTATGGCACCTGCTTGTTTCTCTATGTGAAACCCAAGCAAACTCAGGCAGCTGATTTCAACAGGGTAGCATCGCTGATGGTTTTAGTGGTGACCCCTTTTCTGAACCCATTCATCTTCACCCTCCGGAATGACAAATTCATGGAGGCCTTTCGAGATGTCATGAAACGCTGCTGTCAACTCCTCAAGGATTAG